The DNA segment AGCCTTCTTATTCTTAAAGCTGATTGGTAGTTTGTATCATGTTGTTTGTCCTCTATATTATCTCCTCTCAAAGTCTTCTTTGGATTGTCATTTTCACCCCTGCATTGTGGAGATTGCTGTCGATTTTACTGACAGTTGTGTTGGGGTTTTCCAATAAagttttgctttctttatttaaattttatttaaatttaagtgGGTAGAAATTTTAAATGGTTGACTTAAATCCCTACTTGACATCGAAATGTTGTATCAGATTGGCACAAAACTGTTGAAGCTAATCTTCATTCCTCATCTTTCCTATTAGATCAAGAAACAGCAACAGGATGTCATGGGGTTCCTGGCAGCCAATAAGATCAATTTTGAGGAATGTGACATTGCAGCCAATGAAGAGAACAGGAAATGGATGCGGGAAAATGTACCAGTAGATTCCCGGCCAGCCACCGGGAATCCCCTCCCACCTCAGATTTTTAACGAGGAGAGATACTGTGGGGTCAGTCATATTTCCAGTCACTGTTAGTGTGCTAAGCAGTATGAAAATGGAGGTTGATTGGCTCTT comes from the Tachysurus fulvidraco isolate hzauxx_2018 chromosome 17, HZAU_PFXX_2.0, whole genome shotgun sequence genome and includes:
- the sh3bgrl gene encoding SH3 domain-binding glutamic acid-rich-like protein isoform X1, which produces MVLKRYIVMQALPDLPKWIKKQQQDVMGFLAANKINFEECDIAANEENRKWMRENVPVDSRPATGNPLPPQIFNEERYCGNYEAFFDAREENAVYAFLGLTAPPGSKEAEALAKKEQQ
- the sh3bgrl gene encoding SH3 domain-binding glutamic acid-rich-like protein isoform X2, translating into MVIKVYIASSSGSTSIKKQQQDVMGFLAANKINFEECDIAANEENRKWMRENVPVDSRPATGNPLPPQIFNEERYCGNYEAFFDAREENAVYAFLGLTAPPGSKEAEALAKKEQQ